GATGGGATCGATCTCGGTGACCCACACCTGGGCCTGCAGCCCGCGCAGCGCCTGCGCCGAGCCCTTGCCCACCTCGCCATAGCCGGCCACCACGGCCACCTTGCCCGCGATCATCACGTCCGTGGCGCGCTTGATGGCGTCCACCAGCGACTCGCGGCAGCCGTAGATGTTGTCGAACTTGGACTTGGTCACCGAGTCATTGACGTTGATGGCCGGGAACTTGAGCCGGCCCTCCTTCGCCATCTGGTAGAGCCGGTGCACGCCCGTGGTGGTCTCCTCGGTGACGCCCTGGATGTTCTTGAGCGTCTTGGAGTACCAGCCCGGCTGCTTCTCCAGCCGCTTGCGGATGGCGGCGAAGAGGATCGTCTCCTCCTCGCTGCCCGGCTTGGCCAGCACCGACGCATCCGTCTCCGCGTTGGCACCCAGGTGGAGCAGCAGCGTGGCGTCGCCGCCATCATCGAGGATCATGTTGGGCGAGCCGCCATCGGCCCACTCGAAGATGCGGTGCGTGTAGTCCCAGTACTGCTCCAGCGTCTCGCCCTTGAAGGCGAACACGGGGGTGCCGCCCGCGGCGATGGCGGCCGCGGCGTGGTCCTGCGTGGAGAAGATGTTGCACGAGGCCCAGCGCACCTCCGCGCCGAGTGCCTCCAGCGTCTGGATGAGCACCGCGGTCTGGATGGTCATGTGCAGCGAGCCCGCGATGCGCGCGCCCTTGAGCGGCTGGCGCTTGGCGTACTCGTCGCGGATCGCCATCAGACCGGGCATCTCGGTCTCGGCGATCGCGATCTCCTTGCGGCCCCACTCGGCCAGCTTGATGTCCGCGACCTTGTAATCCGTGAACTTGTTCAAATCGACGACAGCCCTCATGCGGTTGCTCCTGCGTGGCGGCAGGGGTCGGATGGGGCGGGGAGTCGCTCGCCACACCCGGGCCTCGGAAGCCACGAGTCAGCGAGCGCCGTTACGGGAACCTGAGCCTGGCGGGGAGTCCTCCCCGTTGCAGCGCTCCTCAGGGTGCGCGCACCCTACCTCAAGGTCGCCGTCCGTCGCCAGGGAACAAAAAGGCGGGGAGGGAAGGGGGGCCCACCCGCCCGGCTCCTTCCCACCCCGCCCTGGAGGCGCGTCGAACGAGGCCTCCGACTACTTCTTCCCGGAGAGGGCCGCCGGGGTCGGGGCGCCCGCGCACGTGACCGTGCCCGGCTTGTTCGGCACCCAGCGGATGTTGGCGATCGTCAGCTTCATCGTGCCGGAGGTGGTGAGCAACAGGGGCGTGTCGACCTCCTGGTAGTTCACGTTCTCGTCATTGAAGCACACGAGCGGGAGGGCGACCTCCGTCCACTCCCCGAGGGGCAGCGCCTTGAAGGCCTGGGTGACGTCGAGCTCGGCGCGCTGGGGCCACGGGGTGTCCACCCGGGCGGTCACCCCGCTGGTCGGGTACTCGCTCATCTTGAGGTCGAACACCACCGAGCTGTTCGAGTTGCGGTACGCCTGGAGGTTGCGCCGCTCCCCGGACGCCTGCATGAGGATCTGCCCCGCCTTCGTCCAGGTGGCCTCGATGCCGGCCCACTGGCTGCCCACGCGGTCACCCGTCGGGGTGGCGATGACCTCGCCCTGGAGCGTCTGGGTGCTATCGCCCGTGGACTGGCGCACCTCGATGTCCCACTTGGGATCCGCGCCAATGCGCATGACCCAGCCGTTCTGGTTGCCGCGCTCGAAGATGACCAGCGGCTGGTTCGTGGTGTCCGTCGGCAGGTCGCCCGCGCCGCAGCCCTTCGCCGGGCTGGCCTCCTCGAGCGCGCCCTGCTCCTGGCCCTGGGCGTAGCTCAGACCGTAGCCGTAGGGGTAGAGGGGCTCGTAGCTCGCATCCAGCCGGTTGATCGCCGTCTGGCAGGCGCTCTTGGGCCAGGAGTAGGACAGCTTGCCGGTGAAGTCGAAGTCGACCGAGCCGTCCTCCTTCTTGAACAGCACGTCCGTGATGCCGTCCCCCTCGGTGCCGGGCAGGAAGGCCGCGACGAAGGCATCCGAGCGGTTGAGCTCCCTGTGGGTGTAGAGCGGGCGGCCCGAGTACAGCACGGTGACGATCTTCTTCACGCCCTTGGCCTTCAGGCTGTTGAGGAGCTCCAGATCCCTCTTGCCCTTGAAGGGGGCGCCGCCGGAGTTGCTCAGCCGGATGTTGGAGTACTCCAGGGTGAAGTTGTCCCCGATGTCGCCGTAGCCCTCGGCGTAGGGGATTTCCCCGAGCACCACCACGGCCACGTCGTAGCTCGCGTCCGCGAGCGCTCCGTCGGCGCTGTGCACGGCATTGGGGGCGATCTTCTGGATGGCGCCCCACAGCGTGGTGCCACCGCCGAACTCCTCGTTCGTGTTGTCATTGCCCTGCCAGCTCAGGGACCAGCCACCGGACTGATCCCTCAGGCTGTCGGCGCTCTCGCCCGCCACGAGGATCTTCGCCGAGCGCGCGAGCGGCAGCGTGTTGCCGTTGTTCTTGAGCAGCACGAGCGACTTGCGCACCGCCTCGCGCGCCACGGCCCGGTGCTCGGGCGTGCCGACCTGGGCGGTGGTCATGCGCTCGGAGGGCTTGGGCTTGGTGAACAGGCCCGCGCGGAGCTTCACGCGCAGGATGCGGCGCACCGCGTCGTCGATGCGCTCCTGCTTGATCTCCCCCTTCTTCACCGAGTCGATGGTGTTCGTGATGAAGGCTTTCCAGTCCGAGGGCACCATGATCATGTCCACGCCGGCGTTGATCGCCTCCGGGCAGTTCGCGGCGGTGCAGGTGATGGGCGAGTCGCTGTTGTCCGGCTTGATCTGCCCGAGGCCGTTCCAGTCGGAGATGACGTAGCCGTCGAAGCCCATCTTGTTCTTCAGCACGTCCGTCAGCAGGTACTTGCCGGCGTGCATCTTGTAGGGCTTGGCGCTCTCGCCCTTGGAGGCATCCTTCCAGCTGCTGAAGGACGCCATGACCGTCTGGGCACCCGCCTCGAGCGCGGTGACGTAGCCGCGGCCGTGGATGTTGAGCAGATCCTGCTCGGTGACGAAGGTGATGCCTTCGTTCTTGCCCTTGAGGGTGCCGCCATCCCCCAGGAAGTGCTTGGGCGTGGCGACGACCTTCTCGTTGGCCTTGGCGTCCTTGCCGAGCTGACCCTGGAGCCCCTCGACGATCTTCCCCCCGTACGCCGCCACGAGGGCGGGATCCTCGGAGTAGCCCTCATAGGTGCGGCCCCAGCGATCATCGCGCACCACGGCGAGCGTCGGACCGAAGACCCAGTCGATGCCGGTGCTGACCACCTCGCGCGCCGTCACCTCGCCAATGCGCTTGATCAGCTCCGGATCCCGCGTGGCGCCCAGGCCGATGTTGTGCGGGAAGAACGTCGCGCCCTTCACGTTGTTGTGGCCGTGCACCGCGTCCGTTCCCCAGGTGATGGGGATCTGGTGGGGGTTGGCCGTCTTGTCCATCGAGGCCTCCCAATACCTGTCGGCGAGCGACGTCCAGTCCTGGATCGTCGCGGCCTTGTTCGAGTTGGGCCAGGCGCCGCCTCCGTTGAGCACCGAGCCGATGTGGTAGTCGCGCACCTGCTCGGGCGTGATGCTCTTGATTTCGGGCTGGGTCATCTGCCCGATCTTCTCCTCGAGCGTCATCGCGCTCACGATGGCGTCGATGCGCTTCTCCAGCTCCTCGTCGCGAGGGATGGTGCTCTGCACCCGGGGCCAGTCCGGCAGCGGCTCCAGGGGCTTGTCGATGGCCTGCTCGGGCGGGGGATTCGTGGGGTCGGGGTCGGGCGTCGGCTCCGGTTTCGAGGGGCACGCCGTCAACGCCAGTAGCGCCACGAGCGCGCACGCGGGAGTCTTGCGCCTTGCGAACAGCCGTTCCATGTACTCTCCAACTTGTCGGGTAGGGTGCACTGACTCGCGTGTGCTGCTCCGGGCCATGCGAAATGAAAGTCCATGGAGCAGCAACCGCGTGTCGAAGCGGCGGCGACGCTAGAGGCAATGGACTGGTCACGCAACGGCCAAGTGAAACTGTCAGCCTTTGAGCAGAACACGAGCAATCGCTTGTGACAGCGGCGTGGCTTGCCGCGTCAAGCATTGCTGCCACGAGCCAGCAACTTGATCCCTCCCGTCCTGGTCGGGGAATCAGTGGAGCGCGCCGCGCTGGTAGGTGCCCACCAGTTCACCAAAGCCCAGCACGTGGCCCTTCATCTGGCGCAGGAGCGAGGAGCGTCCCGGGTGCGTGCCGCGGTGGAGCTCCCGATCCAGGGCGAAGAGCTGGAAGTGGTAGTGGTGCGCGGAGTCACCACGGGGCGGCGAGCAGCCCACCCAACCGGTGCGCAGCAGCGTCGTGCGACCCGTCTCGACCGTCGTCGCCTGCTCCTTGCTCAACAGGATGCCCAGGCTGCGGGCCTCCGGGGGCATCAGGGCGATCCAATGCACGAAGGGCTGGGGCGTGGGGGCGTCGGGATCCTCGGCGATGAGGACGAGCGAGCGCGTCCGCTCGGGCACGTCCCGCCACAACAGGGGCGGAGTGAGGCTGTCCCCATCCGCGGTGTACCGGCTGGGAATGGGCCCGCCCTGGTTGAAGGCCACGGAATCCATGGGGATGATCACCGGCAGTCCACGCACACCGAGCCGGGCGGACGCGAGCCGCTCGGCTCCCGCCCTGACCGACGAGCGGCCTCCGAGGAGGAGGTGGGGAACTCCCGTCAGCAAAGCCCGAACCGTATGACCGATTTCCATGGGTGAAGCCTCCCGCGACAACCTTGGCTCCACCCCCGCCGTGAAGCAGCGACACGGTGGGGGGACGAGAGCCTTCCTGGCTGGTCTTCCGGGGAGCGCTTCGGGCACATGGCCGCTCAGCGGGCGTCGCGGGCCGTGGCGCCGAGCAGTCCACGCG
Above is a window of Cystobacter fuscus DNA encoding:
- the ahcY gene encoding adenosylhomocysteinase, giving the protein MRAVVDLNKFTDYKVADIKLAEWGRKEIAIAETEMPGLMAIRDEYAKRQPLKGARIAGSLHMTIQTAVLIQTLEALGAEVRWASCNIFSTQDHAAAAIAAGGTPVFAFKGETLEQYWDYTHRIFEWADGGSPNMILDDGGDATLLLHLGANAETDASVLAKPGSEEETILFAAIRKRLEKQPGWYSKTLKNIQGVTEETTTGVHRLYQMAKEGRLKFPAINVNDSVTKSKFDNIYGCRESLVDAIKRATDVMIAGKVAVVAGYGEVGKGSAQALRGLQAQVWVTEIDPICALQAAMEGYRVVSMDYAADKADIFVTATGNFQVLTHEHMKRMKNNAIVCNIGHFDNEIDVASLRQYKWDNIKPQVDHVIFPDNKRIILLAEGRLVNLGCGTGHPSYVMSSSFANQVLAQIEIFTKPGQYKPGVYMLPRHLDEKVARLQLSKLGAELTQLTPEQAKYIGVTQEGPYKSDHYRY
- a CDS encoding glycoside hydrolase family 3 protein; its protein translation is MERLFARRKTPACALVALLALTACPSKPEPTPDPDPTNPPPEQAIDKPLEPLPDWPRVQSTIPRDEELEKRIDAIVSAMTLEEKIGQMTQPEIKSITPEQVRDYHIGSVLNGGGAWPNSNKAATIQDWTSLADRYWEASMDKTANPHQIPITWGTDAVHGHNNVKGATFFPHNIGLGATRDPELIKRIGEVTAREVVSTGIDWVFGPTLAVVRDDRWGRTYEGYSEDPALVAAYGGKIVEGLQGQLGKDAKANEKVVATPKHFLGDGGTLKGKNEGITFVTEQDLLNIHGRGYVTALEAGAQTVMASFSSWKDASKGESAKPYKMHAGKYLLTDVLKNKMGFDGYVISDWNGLGQIKPDNSDSPITCTAANCPEAINAGVDMIMVPSDWKAFITNTIDSVKKGEIKQERIDDAVRRILRVKLRAGLFTKPKPSERMTTAQVGTPEHRAVAREAVRKSLVLLKNNGNTLPLARSAKILVAGESADSLRDQSGGWSLSWQGNDNTNEEFGGGTTLWGAIQKIAPNAVHSADGALADASYDVAVVVLGEIPYAEGYGDIGDNFTLEYSNIRLSNSGGAPFKGKRDLELLNSLKAKGVKKIVTVLYSGRPLYTHRELNRSDAFVAAFLPGTEGDGITDVLFKKEDGSVDFDFTGKLSYSWPKSACQTAINRLDASYEPLYPYGYGLSYAQGQEQGALEEASPAKGCGAGDLPTDTTNQPLVIFERGNQNGWVMRIGADPKWDIEVRQSTGDSTQTLQGEVIATPTGDRVGSQWAGIEATWTKAGQILMQASGERRNLQAYRNSNSSVVFDLKMSEYPTSGVTARVDTPWPQRAELDVTQAFKALPLGEWTEVALPLVCFNDENVNYQEVDTPLLLTTSGTMKLTIANIRWVPNKPGTVTCAGAPTPAALSGKK
- a CDS encoding YbhB/YbcL family Raf kinase inhibitor-like protein; its protein translation is MEIGHTVRALLTGVPHLLLGGRSSVRAGAERLASARLGVRGLPVIIPMDSVAFNQGGPIPSRYTADGDSLTPPLLWRDVPERTRSLVLIAEDPDAPTPQPFVHWIALMPPEARSLGILLSKEQATTVETGRTTLLRTGWVGCSPPRGDSAHHYHFQLFALDRELHRGTHPGRSSLLRQMKGHVLGFGELVGTYQRGALH